One window from the genome of Sulfodiicoccus acidiphilus encodes:
- a CDS encoding 60S ribosomal export protein NMD3, which yields MTRFCVSCGREGVQLVGSLCPSCYVERTELIKFPDEVEVRRCRFCGSSWFDRKWVKLPEQEVLAATISQTSLIDHNISSLKIEASQIRFDPKEGKVVEVTASGHVHGAGFRLNRSVRLTERNVTCDSCLKKRGKKYEVVVQLRGKEGKLDEGVKRLFEESLDKEALDNLCDVVSLREGVDYYFISKSVGKRVVSRFSQVTRVWVTESHEGERVRDGRRESKLILAVRA from the coding sequence ATGACTAGGTTCTGTGTGTCCTGTGGTAGGGAGGGCGTACAATTAGTTGGCTCCCTATGTCCCTCGTGCTACGTGGAGAGGACGGAGTTAATCAAGTTCCCCGACGAGGTGGAGGTGAGGCGATGCAGGTTCTGTGGGTCCTCTTGGTTCGACAGGAAGTGGGTCAAGTTGCCTGAGCAGGAGGTGCTAGCCGCGACCATAAGTCAGACCTCATTAATCGATCACAACATCTCCTCCCTCAAGATAGAGGCCTCTCAGATTCGCTTTGATCCTAAGGAAGGTAAGGTCGTAGAAGTCACAGCGTCTGGTCATGTCCATGGCGCAGGATTTAGGCTCAACAGGAGTGTCAGACTCACCGAGAGAAACGTAACTTGCGACTCCTGTCTGAAGAAGAGGGGAAAGAAGTATGAAGTCGTGGTGCAGCTGAGAGGTAAAGAAGGCAAGCTCGACGAGGGAGTGAAGAGGCTGTTCGAGGAAAGCTTAGACAAGGAGGCTTTGGATAACCTCTGCGACGTGGTATCCTTGAGGGAAGGCGTCGACTACTACTTCATAAGCAAGTCCGTAGGTAAAAGAGTGGTTAGTAGGTTTTCCCAGGTGACTAGGGTTTGGGTGACAGAGAGCCACGAGGGGGAGAGAGTCAGGGACGGAAGGAGGGAGAGCAAGCTCATACTCGCGGTGAGAGCGTAG
- a CDS encoding thermopsin family protease, with protein sequence MTSSQFHSFSNGIAAGVVFSSLGTHLDGDVGPFSGGLYYIIIDNNVSGQTAEVDLEYGGLPVDPFLYHSKLPAPIGIADYGILNTSRGLIPYVVKYSEAVGHFTVRSIGAYNATPPSGVSPYQASLQMNVVLQVNTQHGSFQYWLQDVVDFYTNNDTYNVIDNVWNSSSYPSLLTNSSVKGGGAVYIYNNQSYYAFGTQNYHYSMPFSGSLLIREQQTNSGVLVSFGFYNGSLSWFDNVTIIQPGVSSSYMLVDGYNFTGSKNYYDAELVFGGGGNGEITDFTSMNSTLGMEYVLTNGTYAAPRELYGFGSDTAEAADDLTTYLRDGVPSVSLGVENLYSPLFYVPSPLNIRLNLTYQRLDAGQPINATLSGTMHGGLLPYTFYLYLNGTPVLNFTSFGTQVIRYLELGSLIQGVYRLTVVVEAANGQNSTFSYLITVEPDPQLSLTAKASKLDAGQALSLSLSASGGTSPYQLTLYVNGKPYGQVQLGTFAVTFQGSGTYEVWAVLRDAAGFLTNSTVLTVTVDPDPTLTLVASRTTTDYGLPLPLRADVTGGTPPYQYRWDVDGKYVSSSNVLNFTAPVGNYTITLFVTDQSNYTISYTLNVTVNPDPVLRLVYSTGSAGLLYTGNLVNLTASISGGTPPYVYMWTVDGAVAANTTSPSYVFHLKGPGSYSLGVSVRDAATYVTTKSISSTVGYNLATLGIGAVVVIALAVGIGVAFRRR encoded by the coding sequence ATGACTAGCTCACAATTTCATTCCTTCAGTAACGGGATAGCTGCTGGAGTAGTCTTCTCTTCCCTTGGCACTCACCTCGACGGCGACGTAGGTCCATTTTCAGGCGGCCTGTATTACATAATCATCGACAACAACGTCTCTGGTCAGACGGCGGAAGTTGACCTAGAATATGGAGGCCTACCAGTAGATCCTTTTCTATATCACTCTAAGCTTCCAGCCCCGATAGGTATAGCCGACTACGGAATCCTGAACACCTCGAGGGGACTGATCCCTTATGTAGTTAAGTACAGTGAGGCAGTCGGCCACTTCACTGTCCGATCCATCGGAGCCTACAATGCCACCCCTCCCTCAGGTGTGAGCCCCTATCAGGCTAGTCTTCAGATGAATGTAGTTCTCCAGGTCAACACCCAACATGGAAGTTTCCAGTATTGGCTTCAGGACGTCGTCGACTTTTACACCAACAACGACACTTACAACGTCATAGATAACGTGTGGAACTCCTCCTCTTATCCCTCGCTTTTAACCAATTCAAGCGTCAAGGGAGGAGGTGCAGTTTACATCTACAACAATCAATCCTACTATGCCTTCGGTACGCAGAACTACCACTATTCGATGCCGTTCTCTGGCTCCCTACTGATAAGGGAACAGCAGACGAACTCTGGAGTTCTCGTCTCTTTCGGGTTCTACAATGGTTCGCTCAGCTGGTTCGACAACGTCACCATTATTCAGCCTGGAGTCTCTTCGTCCTATATGCTGGTCGATGGGTATAACTTCACTGGATCTAAAAACTACTACGATGCGGAGTTGGTCTTCGGGGGAGGAGGAAATGGTGAGATAACAGACTTCACGTCGATGAACTCGACCCTAGGAATGGAGTACGTTTTGACCAACGGAACCTACGCTGCTCCGCGGGAGCTTTATGGGTTCGGGAGTGACACTGCGGAAGCCGCAGACGACCTGACTACCTACCTCAGAGACGGAGTTCCCTCAGTTTCACTAGGAGTCGAGAACCTCTACTCCCCACTCTTCTACGTCCCTTCACCCCTCAACATCAGACTCAACCTCACGTATCAGAGGTTAGATGCGGGGCAACCTATCAACGCGACGTTGAGCGGTACAATGCATGGAGGACTCTTACCTTACACGTTCTATCTCTACCTCAATGGTACTCCCGTGCTTAACTTCACCTCTTTCGGTACTCAAGTAATCCGCTACCTTGAACTGGGTTCCCTAATACAAGGAGTGTATCGCCTAACTGTAGTAGTAGAAGCGGCTAATGGCCAGAACTCGACGTTCTCGTACCTGATCACAGTCGAACCAGACCCTCAACTTTCCCTGACGGCGAAGGCGAGTAAACTAGATGCTGGGCAGGCACTCTCGCTCAGCCTGTCGGCCTCAGGTGGAACTTCACCCTACCAGCTGACGCTCTACGTAAATGGGAAACCTTACGGACAGGTTCAACTGGGTACTTTCGCCGTGACTTTTCAAGGGTCAGGAACGTACGAGGTGTGGGCGGTACTGAGGGACGCCGCCGGCTTCCTAACGAATTCGACAGTCCTCACTGTTACAGTGGACCCAGATCCAACATTGACCTTAGTTGCCTCTAGGACGACCACCGACTACGGACTTCCATTGCCTCTCCGAGCAGATGTAACAGGAGGAACACCCCCTTACCAGTATAGGTGGGATGTAGACGGCAAATACGTTTCCTCCTCCAATGTCCTGAACTTCACCGCTCCAGTGGGAAACTACACAATTACCTTGTTCGTCACTGACCAATCTAACTACACGATCTCCTATACATTAAACGTCACTGTTAACCCGGATCCCGTGCTCCGACTCGTCTACTCAACAGGTTCTGCCGGCCTCCTATATACAGGTAACTTAGTCAACTTGACCGCGTCAATAAGCGGCGGCACTCCTCCTTACGTTTACATGTGGACTGTCGACGGTGCAGTTGCGGCCAACACGACCTCGCCGTCCTACGTTTTCCACCTTAAGGGTCCTGGTTCCTACAGCCTTGGGGTCTCGGTAAGGGACGCTGCAACTTATGTTACAACCAAGTCCATCTCGTCTACTGTGGGTTACAATCTGGCTACCCTAGGAATAGGTGCTGTAGTCGTTATAGCTCTAGCAGTGGGGATCGGAGTAGCCTTTAGGAGGCGCTAG
- a CDS encoding DUF424 domain-containing protein has protein sequence MDVIVKVLHKEDNVFVNVCETELLGKKFRENGLLLDVNLEFYEGDPMELDAALSMVNQATVMSLVGNRLVDEAIKRGIVHKNSTLKVAGVAFAQVYNL, from the coding sequence TTGGACGTGATAGTGAAAGTCCTACATAAGGAGGACAACGTATTCGTCAATGTCTGTGAAACCGAACTATTGGGAAAGAAGTTCAGGGAAAACGGGCTCCTTCTCGACGTAAACCTAGAGTTCTACGAGGGAGATCCCATGGAGCTAGACGCCGCCTTATCCATGGTCAATCAAGCCACCGTGATGTCCCTCGTCGGGAACAGACTCGTCGATGAGGCTATTAAGAGAGGCATAGTCCATAAGAACTCCACCTTGAAGGTCGCTGGAGTCGCCTTCGCCCAAGTCTACAACCTGTGA
- the rnhB gene encoding ribonuclease HII — MGVDEAGRGCLLGPMVVAGIALSERSLQTLREAGVKDSKRLTRRSREKLFLLILEESLGVSVVRVWPEEIDSFNLNQLTYDAVLKVIRALSYLRPGLVTVDRVGREEVVVKEVRSIGSTPRVEFGADTHYVEAGAASVVAKVIRDLEIEKIRTQYGDVGSGYPSDPKTRKWVASIRGSEPPSFLRRSWRTLQAIAPELYVGKSIGH, encoded by the coding sequence GTGGGGGTAGATGAGGCGGGAAGAGGATGTTTATTGGGCCCCATGGTGGTGGCGGGGATCGCCCTATCTGAAAGGTCGCTCCAAACCTTGAGAGAGGCGGGAGTGAAAGACAGCAAGAGATTGACTAGAAGGTCTCGGGAGAAGCTCTTTCTTCTAATATTGGAAGAGTCCTTAGGAGTGTCGGTAGTACGGGTCTGGCCCGAGGAGATAGACTCCTTCAATCTGAATCAGTTAACCTACGACGCCGTACTAAAGGTAATAAGAGCCCTCTCTTACCTAAGGCCGGGGTTGGTCACCGTGGATAGGGTAGGGAGGGAAGAGGTGGTGGTCAAGGAAGTCCGTTCCATAGGCTCCACCCCTCGTGTCGAGTTCGGTGCCGACACCCACTACGTTGAAGCTGGCGCCGCCAGCGTAGTAGCCAAGGTTATCAGGGACTTGGAGATCGAAAAGATAAGGACCCAGTATGGGGACGTGGGTAGTGGTTACCCGTCAGACCCAAAGACTAGGAAGTGGGTGGCCTCAATAAGGGGAAGCGAGCCTCCGAGTTTCCTGAGGAGAAGTTGGAGGACTCTGCAGGCAATAGCACCTGAACTCTACGTGGGGAAGAGTATTGGTCACTAA
- a CDS encoding glycosyltransferase family 4 protein, with the protein MRVAVVSDFGLTEITGGYKRNEEVLSRLTKFLDVVVIPSRRDLELAKDGHERELREVLERVDAKLPAPLEEMLDPDFIPDVEADVFYVYSNSLRELELGYKLSKGRPLGVQLQLQPFYKKEEELFKITHRGPRGEERFLKAKRCSEETRPGWERMIREDKLKFATSVSRVPIDVAGLEELGLRTIVTRPANAFDPEAVKWRREGKEDYAVYFTRLIPEKGLFDIPEIWRKVNSERDVRLYVMGKFEDPRDAEDFEREVRDLNVEYLGFMRGSELFRVVSRARVMLYPSHFDSFSLVTLESLAVGTPVVTFDLPAIREVYGSLRDVVKISEDDLTSMAKAVLEAMRRDYVQSPEAIEFLKVHSSWENVARAEAQALLEISSQLR; encoded by the coding sequence TTGAGAGTAGCGGTGGTTTCCGACTTCGGTTTAACTGAGATCACCGGTGGATATAAGAGGAACGAGGAAGTCCTATCTAGACTTACCAAGTTCTTGGATGTCGTAGTTATACCCTCCAGGAGAGACCTCGAGCTAGCCAAGGATGGCCACGAGAGGGAACTAAGGGAAGTGCTGGAAAGGGTGGACGCCAAGTTGCCTGCGCCATTGGAGGAGATGTTGGATCCAGACTTCATCCCAGACGTGGAGGCCGACGTGTTCTACGTTTACAGCAACTCACTGAGGGAACTTGAGCTTGGGTATAAGTTGTCTAAGGGGAGGCCACTAGGAGTACAGCTTCAGCTCCAGCCCTTCTACAAGAAGGAAGAAGAATTGTTCAAGATAACCCACAGGGGACCTAGAGGTGAGGAGCGTTTCCTCAAGGCAAAGAGGTGTTCTGAGGAGACCAGGCCAGGATGGGAAAGGATGATAAGAGAGGATAAACTAAAGTTCGCCACCTCCGTTTCAAGAGTTCCAATAGATGTAGCTGGTTTGGAGGAACTCGGACTTCGGACAATTGTGACTAGACCAGCGAACGCGTTCGACCCAGAGGCAGTTAAATGGAGGAGGGAAGGTAAGGAGGACTACGCGGTTTACTTCACTAGGTTAATTCCAGAGAAGGGGCTGTTTGATATACCCGAGATCTGGAGGAAGGTGAACTCCGAGAGAGACGTGAGACTCTACGTCATGGGGAAGTTCGAGGATCCTAGAGACGCGGAGGACTTCGAGAGGGAGGTTAGAGACTTGAACGTAGAGTACCTCGGCTTTATGAGGGGGAGCGAGCTCTTCAGGGTGGTGTCGAGAGCAAGGGTTATGCTTTACCCTTCACACTTCGACAGTTTCTCCTTAGTTACATTGGAATCGTTAGCAGTGGGAACACCAGTTGTCACCTTCGACCTGCCCGCGATAAGGGAAGTGTACGGCAGCCTAAGAGACGTAGTCAAGATAAGTGAGGACGATTTGACCTCTATGGCTAAGGCCGTCCTGGAGGCTATGAGGCGAGACTACGTTCAGTCCCCAGAGGCCATAGAGTTCCTCAAGGTTCATTCCTCTTGGGAGAACGTAGCGAGGGCAGAAGCCCAGGCCCTTCTGGAGATCTCCTCCCAGCTCCGATAG
- a CDS encoding translation initiation factor IF-2 subunit beta: protein MDKSYQQLLDRLYAKLPQKEPSSAYQELPKLNIMSAGNLTVIRNFEEYCDRIRRDPKLVTKYLLKELAAPGMLQDNGQLSIQGKFSSTVINTLMDRFVKVYVQCPTCKSLDTVLKLDKRVWTMSCLACGAVTTIKPL from the coding sequence ATGGACAAGTCCTACCAACAACTGCTCGATAGGCTCTACGCTAAGCTCCCCCAGAAGGAACCTAGCTCTGCCTACCAAGAGCTACCAAAGCTGAACATAATGAGTGCCGGGAACCTCACCGTAATAAGGAACTTCGAGGAGTACTGCGACAGGATAAGAAGGGATCCCAAGTTGGTTACCAAGTACCTCTTGAAGGAGCTGGCTGCCCCAGGCATGCTTCAGGACAATGGACAACTTAGCATCCAGGGTAAGTTCTCGTCTACCGTTATAAACACCCTAATGGATAGATTCGTTAAAGTGTACGTCCAATGTCCCACATGTAAGAGCCTTGACACGGTGTTGAAGCTGGACAAGAGGGTGTGGACCATGTCTTGCCTTGCCTGCGGTGCAGTGACTACTATTAAGCCACTGTGA
- a CDS encoding tRNA (N(6)-L-threonylcarbamoyladenosine(37)-C(2))-methylthiotransferase: MRVYLETYGCALNRGDSLIMETLLKDRGHEVVETPEQADVLILNTCTVRMDTEERMIERMKSLYRYGKKLVVAGCMATAEPGLVKTTIPTASLLSPQAVEEVVEVVESPGRVVRLEPTVPTVLPRIVEGKIAIVPVEDGCAGNCSFCITKNARRKLRSYPIRRIVESVREGVRRGAVEIELTGQDTAAYGLDFDPSINLAQVVNEVSSVEGDFMVRIGMMTPEQAMRILDDLVDALKREKVFKFVHLPVQSGDDSVLELMNRKYTVDQFRQLVKELRSKVPDLSVATDVIVGHPGEDEEAFRNTLKLMEELRFERVHLAKYSVRPNTRSASMKQIPDIVKKERMERANRVYAEVALREHSKYLGSSVSVITTELGARGSVIGRTTNYIPVVLREAVELGKWVKAKVEEASFFDLRGRLN, from the coding sequence TTGAGGGTATACCTTGAGACCTACGGTTGTGCCTTGAATAGGGGAGACTCGCTCATTATGGAGACCCTGTTGAAGGATAGAGGACACGAGGTTGTGGAGACGCCAGAGCAGGCTGACGTACTCATCCTGAACACATGCACAGTGAGAATGGATACTGAGGAAAGAATGATAGAGAGAATGAAATCCCTCTACAGGTACGGCAAGAAGCTAGTGGTGGCAGGGTGCATGGCTACTGCCGAACCGGGGTTGGTGAAGACGACGATCCCCACGGCTTCCCTCCTCTCCCCGCAGGCGGTGGAGGAAGTAGTGGAGGTGGTAGAGTCGCCAGGACGTGTTGTGAGACTTGAGCCCACCGTCCCCACTGTCCTTCCTCGGATAGTTGAGGGGAAAATAGCTATAGTGCCAGTAGAAGATGGATGTGCGGGAAACTGCAGCTTCTGTATAACTAAGAACGCGAGGAGAAAACTGAGGAGTTACCCAATAAGGAGGATAGTAGAGTCAGTGAGGGAGGGAGTAAGGAGGGGGGCCGTGGAGATAGAGCTCACAGGTCAGGACACCGCGGCCTATGGACTGGACTTCGATCCCTCCATAAACCTCGCCCAGGTGGTGAACGAGGTGAGCTCCGTGGAGGGCGACTTCATGGTCAGAATAGGCATGATGACGCCTGAACAAGCAATGAGAATCCTTGACGATCTGGTCGACGCTTTAAAGCGAGAGAAGGTGTTCAAGTTCGTTCACCTTCCTGTGCAGAGTGGGGACGATAGTGTGCTTGAACTCATGAACAGGAAATATACCGTAGACCAGTTCAGACAGTTGGTGAAGGAGCTCAGGTCAAAGGTCCCTGACCTGAGCGTGGCCACAGACGTCATAGTGGGCCACCCCGGAGAGGACGAGGAGGCCTTCAGGAACACCTTGAAGTTGATGGAGGAACTTAGGTTCGAACGAGTTCACCTGGCTAAGTACTCCGTCAGGCCGAACACCAGAAGCGCGTCCATGAAGCAGATACCAGATATTGTCAAGAAGGAGAGAATGGAGAGGGCCAACAGAGTTTACGCAGAGGTGGCCCTAAGGGAACACTCGAAGTACCTCGGGAGTTCAGTCAGCGTCATAACGACCGAACTAGGAGCTAGAGGTTCTGTAATTGGTAGAACGACAAACTACATTCCAGTTGTCCTCAGGGAAGCCGTGGAGTTGGGGAAGTGGGTGAAAGCAAAGGTGGAGGAGGCGTCCTTCTTCGACCTGAGGGGAAGGCTTAACTGA